A single region of the Pontibacter kalidii genome encodes:
- a CDS encoding efflux RND transporter permease subunit has protein sequence MWNKIAIFIIKYRLRLMVVLAALTAFMAYHARNAEMSYDFANVVSKDDVDMQYFQRFKQTFGEDGNILVVGMQDNKAYRLQNFLELKKLSDELSQVEGVKAVISLPNLVQVVKDTAERRFTTAAIFPAAPETQPELDSLLQVVRNQGFYDGQIINNKTGATLLAITLDPVYLNSARRVEVMDNITAHTEAFSKKTSIKLHYAGLPFVRAVMTTKVAAEMQLFLALALLVTGVTLFIFFRSFYAVIFPLLVISMVVVWVLGTLSLLGFKISLLTGLIPAILVVIGIPNSTYLLTRYHYDYRKHGNKIMALARVISKIGVVNLVTNTTTAIGFIVFTFTHVAILYEFGVVAGINIFVTYIISIVLIPVVFSYLPPPSRRQLRHLDARPLNKLLEFFDYIVHRKRHLVYFFTILAVGVSLFGITKVKTVSYMVDDLPEESSVNADLAFFENHFSGVMPLEIIVDTGIKQGVMRLPNLRKLDQLEGFLRTQPILSAPISVVGLVKTATQAFYEGDPNSYRLPDNTERNFIFSYLARQNDGANQKLLRAFVDSTGQKARISLKVADAGSRELDTLIIRKIKPELREIYGGEGVSVSEEGNTMTFTRDDSGAQTTVSLTGTTLLFIKGNEYLIANLQSSLLLAFVLVTIVIALLFKSVRVVLSSLIPNMIPLLIAGGLMGFFNIPLKPSTALIFSIALGIAIDDSIHFLAKYRSELLSNGFNVSRAITTSLTEAGTSMIYTSVILFFGFVIFAFSEFGGTKALGVLMSVSLLIALFTNLIILPTLLMSFDSGKYKRDPYALIEHYDEFYLEHEDEELDLSQLKLRLEEEVNLEEDNKPENGKVQRV, from the coding sequence ATGTGGAATAAGATTGCCATTTTTATTATCAAGTACAGGCTGAGACTAATGGTGGTCTTAGCCGCGCTTACTGCTTTTATGGCCTATCATGCCAGAAACGCAGAAATGTCGTACGATTTTGCCAACGTCGTTTCCAAGGATGACGTGGACATGCAGTATTTCCAGCGCTTTAAGCAAACCTTTGGCGAAGACGGGAACATATTGGTTGTCGGCATGCAGGACAACAAAGCATACCGGCTGCAGAACTTCCTGGAGCTGAAAAAGCTGTCAGACGAACTGAGCCAGGTGGAGGGCGTAAAAGCCGTGATCTCGCTGCCAAACCTGGTGCAGGTGGTAAAAGACACCGCCGAGCGCAGGTTTACCACCGCTGCCATCTTCCCTGCCGCGCCCGAAACGCAGCCAGAGCTGGATAGCCTGCTGCAGGTGGTGCGCAACCAGGGCTTTTACGACGGGCAGATCATCAACAACAAAACCGGCGCCACATTGCTGGCTATTACCTTAGACCCGGTGTATCTCAACTCGGCCCGCCGGGTAGAGGTGATGGATAACATTACAGCACACACAGAAGCTTTTTCTAAAAAGACAAGTATAAAACTGCATTACGCCGGACTACCTTTTGTGCGCGCCGTGATGACGACCAAGGTAGCCGCCGAGATGCAGCTGTTCCTGGCCCTGGCCTTGCTGGTAACGGGCGTTACCCTGTTCATCTTCTTCCGGTCCTTCTACGCCGTTATCTTCCCGCTGCTGGTGATCAGCATGGTGGTGGTGTGGGTGCTGGGCACGCTCTCGCTGCTGGGCTTTAAGATCTCGTTGCTCACAGGCCTGATCCCGGCTATACTTGTCGTCATCGGCATCCCGAACTCGACCTACCTGCTCACGCGCTACCACTACGACTACCGCAAGCACGGCAATAAGATCATGGCCCTGGCCCGGGTCATCAGCAAGATCGGTGTGGTAAACCTGGTGACGAACACGACCACAGCGATCGGTTTCATCGTGTTTACCTTTACCCATGTCGCCATACTTTATGAGTTCGGTGTGGTGGCCGGCATCAACATTTTTGTAACTTACATTATCAGCATTGTGCTGATACCGGTGGTGTTCTCTTACCTGCCGCCGCCAAGCCGCCGGCAGCTGCGCCACCTCGATGCGCGTCCGCTGAACAAGCTGCTCGAGTTCTTCGATTACATCGTACACCGCAAGCGCCACCTCGTTTACTTCTTTACCATACTGGCGGTAGGGGTATCGCTGTTTGGCATCACAAAGGTGAAGACGGTTTCCTACATGGTGGATGACCTGCCCGAGGAGAGCAGTGTGAACGCCGACCTGGCCTTTTTTGAGAACCATTTCAGCGGGGTGATGCCTCTGGAGATCATCGTGGACACGGGTATAAAGCAAGGCGTGATGCGCCTGCCAAACCTCAGGAAGCTGGACCAGCTCGAGGGATTCCTGCGCACGCAGCCTATCCTTTCCGCGCCTATCTCGGTGGTAGGACTGGTGAAAACGGCTACACAGGCTTTTTATGAAGGCGACCCGAACTCCTATCGCCTGCCCGACAACACGGAGCGCAACTTCATCTTCAGTTACCTGGCCAGGCAGAACGACGGGGCCAACCAGAAGCTGCTCCGCGCCTTTGTAGACAGCACCGGTCAGAAAGCGCGTATCTCCCTGAAAGTGGCGGATGCGGGCTCCCGGGAGTTGGATACGCTGATCATCAGGAAAATAAAACCGGAGCTGCGCGAGATTTACGGTGGCGAAGGAGTGAGTGTATCCGAGGAGGGCAACACCATGACCTTTACCCGCGATGACTCCGGCGCCCAGACAACCGTAAGCCTGACCGGCACCACCCTGCTTTTCATCAAAGGAAACGAGTACCTGATCGCCAACCTGCAGTCCAGCCTGCTACTTGCCTTTGTGTTGGTAACTATTGTGATCGCGCTGTTGTTTAAATCGGTAAGGGTAGTGTTAAGCTCGCTGATACCGAACATGATACCGCTGCTGATCGCGGGTGGCCTGATGGGGTTTTTCAACATCCCCCTGAAGCCGAGTACCGCCCTTATCTTCAGCATCGCCCTCGGCATCGCCATCGACGACTCCATCCACTTCCTGGCCAAGTACAGGAGTGAGTTGCTGTCGAACGGGTTTAACGTGAGCCGGGCCATTACCACCAGCTTAACAGAAGCGGGCACCAGTATGATCTATACCTCGGTGATCCTGTTCTTTGGCTTTGTGATCTTTGCCTTCTCCGAGTTCGGCGGCACCAAGGCGCTGGGCGTGCTGATGTCGGTGAGTTTGCTGATTGCATTATTCACAAACCTGATTATATTGCCAACTTTGCTGATGAGCTTCGACAGCGGCAAGTATAAGCGTGATCCATACGCCCTGATAGAGCACTATGATGAGTTCTACCTGGAGCACGAGGACGAGGAGCTTGACCTGAGCCAGCTAAAGTTGAGATTAGAGGAAGAAGTAAATCTTGAGGAAGACAATAAACCTGAAAATGGTAAAGTACAACGAGTATAA